A window of the Cicer arietinum cultivar CDC Frontier isolate Library 1 chromosome 6, Cicar.CDCFrontier_v2.0, whole genome shotgun sequence genome harbors these coding sequences:
- the LOC101512550 gene encoding tetraspanin-10 isoform X3, with amino-acid sequence MGMGTSTFVTRWINFLTMVLAMVVIIFGVWMSTRHDACRKSLTIPVLSIGGVIFLISVVGFLGAVKRSSILLWLYLIMLFFILVGILVFTVLVFIVTNNGSGHSVTGLRYKEYQLQDYSSWFLKELNNSHNWERLRVCLVKTEGCNNLSKKYKTYKQYKLAKLTPIEAGCCRPPSDLLYTLWDAVRDEMRLGANLRVEGNGKHPQNSFEICLKRKTNRDQCLQLSFRIPECDDDLYILPDHQILLEWVIY; translated from the exons ATGGGGATGGGAACAAGCACCTTCGTTACTAGATGGATCAACTTTCTAACCATG GTTTTGGCTATGGTTGTGATAATATTTGGGGTGTGGATGAGCACTCGTCATGATGCCTGCAGAAAGTCTCTCACTATACCTGTGCTAAGCATTGGAGgagttattttcttaat ATCCGTAGTTGGTTTTTTGGGTGCCGTGAAAAGAAGCTCCATATTGCTATGGCTT TATCTGATCATGCTGTTCTTCATTTTGGTTGGGATCCTGGTCTTCACGGTATTAGT ATTCATTGTGACTAATAATGGATCAGGCCATAGTGTGACTGGCTTGAG GTACAAGGAGTATCAACTTCAAGATTATAGCTCTTGGTTTCTCAAAGAA TTAAACAATTCTCATAACTGGGAGCGATTGCGGGTTTGTCTGGTTAAAACTGAAGGCTGCAATAACCTATCGAAAAAATATAAG ACttacaaacaatataaattaGCTAAATTGACCCCAATTGAGGCTGGCTGCTGCCGACCACCTTCTGA TCTATTATATACTTTGTGGGATGCTGTGCGAGACGAAATGCGGCTAGGCGCCAATCTAAGGGTTGAAGGCAACGGAAAGCATCCAcaaaattcttttgaaatttgtttGAAGAGGAAAACAAACAGAGATCAGTGTCTGCAGCTAAGTTTTAGGATCCCTGAGTGTGATGATGACTTGTATATTCTTCCTGATCACCAGATCTTACTTGAATGGGTGATATATTAA
- the LOC101512550 gene encoding tetraspanin-10 isoform X1: protein MGMGTSTFVTRWINFLTMVLAMVVIIFGVWMSTRHDACRKSLTIPVLSIGGVIFLISVVGFLGAVKRSSILLWLYLIMLFFILVGILVFTVLVFIVTNNGSGHSVTGLRYKEYQLQDYSSWFLKELNNSHNWERLRVCLVKTEGCNNLSKKYKTYKQYKLAKLTPIEAGCCRPPSECGYPAVNASYYDLTFHPVSPNNDCKRYKNSRAVKCYDCDSCNLLYTLWDAVRDEMRLGANLRVEGNGKHPQNSFEICLKRKTNRDQCLQLSFRIPECDDDLYILPDHQILLEWVIY, encoded by the exons ATGGGGATGGGAACAAGCACCTTCGTTACTAGATGGATCAACTTTCTAACCATG GTTTTGGCTATGGTTGTGATAATATTTGGGGTGTGGATGAGCACTCGTCATGATGCCTGCAGAAAGTCTCTCACTATACCTGTGCTAAGCATTGGAGgagttattttcttaat ATCCGTAGTTGGTTTTTTGGGTGCCGTGAAAAGAAGCTCCATATTGCTATGGCTT TATCTGATCATGCTGTTCTTCATTTTGGTTGGGATCCTGGTCTTCACGGTATTAGT ATTCATTGTGACTAATAATGGATCAGGCCATAGTGTGACTGGCTTGAG GTACAAGGAGTATCAACTTCAAGATTATAGCTCTTGGTTTCTCAAAGAA TTAAACAATTCTCATAACTGGGAGCGATTGCGGGTTTGTCTGGTTAAAACTGAAGGCTGCAATAACCTATCGAAAAAATATAAG ACttacaaacaatataaattaGCTAAATTGACCCCAATTGAGGCTGGCTGCTGCCGACCACCTTCTGA atGTGGATATCCTGCTGTAAACGCATCCTACTATGACTTGACCTTTCATCCGGTTAGCCCTAACAATGACTGCAAGCGGTACAAAAATTCTCGGGCCGTCAAATGCTATGATTGTGATTCTTGCAA TCTATTATATACTTTGTGGGATGCTGTGCGAGACGAAATGCGGCTAGGCGCCAATCTAAGGGTTGAAGGCAACGGAAAGCATCCAcaaaattcttttgaaatttgtttGAAGAGGAAAACAAACAGAGATCAGTGTCTGCAGCTAAGTTTTAGGATCCCTGAGTGTGATGATGACTTGTATATTCTTCCTGATCACCAGATCTTACTTGAATGGGTGATATATTAA
- the LOC101512550 gene encoding tetraspanin-10 isoform X2 yields MGMGTSTFVTRWINFLTMVLAMVVIIFGVWMSTRHDACRKSLTIPVLSIGGVIFLISVVGFLGAVKRSSILLWLYLIMLFFILVGILVFTVLVFIVTNNGSGHSVTGLRYKEYQLQDYSSWFLKELNNSHNWERLRVCLVKTEGCNNLSKKYKTYKQYKLAKLTPIEAGCCRPPSECGYPAVNASYYDLTFHPVSPNNDCKRYKNSRAVKCYDCDSCKAGVAQYMKTEWRVVAIFNVVLFAILSIIYFVGCCARRNAARRQSKG; encoded by the exons ATGGGGATGGGAACAAGCACCTTCGTTACTAGATGGATCAACTTTCTAACCATG GTTTTGGCTATGGTTGTGATAATATTTGGGGTGTGGATGAGCACTCGTCATGATGCCTGCAGAAAGTCTCTCACTATACCTGTGCTAAGCATTGGAGgagttattttcttaat ATCCGTAGTTGGTTTTTTGGGTGCCGTGAAAAGAAGCTCCATATTGCTATGGCTT TATCTGATCATGCTGTTCTTCATTTTGGTTGGGATCCTGGTCTTCACGGTATTAGT ATTCATTGTGACTAATAATGGATCAGGCCATAGTGTGACTGGCTTGAG GTACAAGGAGTATCAACTTCAAGATTATAGCTCTTGGTTTCTCAAAGAA TTAAACAATTCTCATAACTGGGAGCGATTGCGGGTTTGTCTGGTTAAAACTGAAGGCTGCAATAACCTATCGAAAAAATATAAG ACttacaaacaatataaattaGCTAAATTGACCCCAATTGAGGCTGGCTGCTGCCGACCACCTTCTGA atGTGGATATCCTGCTGTAAACGCATCCTACTATGACTTGACCTTTCATCCGGTTAGCCCTAACAATGACTGCAAGCGGTACAAAAATTCTCGGGCCGTCAAATGCTATGATTGTGATTCTTGCAA GGCCGGCGTGGCTCAATATATGAAAACTGAGTGGAGAGTTGTTGcaatatttaatgttgttttattTGCTATTTTG TCTATTATATACTTTGTGGGATGCTGTGCGAGACGAAATGCGGCTAGGCGCCAATCTAAGGGTTGA
- the LOC101512225 gene encoding probable DEAD-box ATP-dependent RNA helicase 48: MWGWMIMEGRKASYELTAFNLRLIRNMGGGPRTFPGGVSKWKWKRMHEKRAEEKQRKLLEQEKQLYQARIRSHIRSTLSPPSSSSSSTHNPISPQEHIKALADRFMKEGAQDLWNDLDGPVAQTQTQTQTQAQISPQHDLPKLVRQPSNRNLTNYSQIRDYRSFPEVRDLTNYSQIRAYCSVSKVRGLTNRNHVSKEKPEKRRIWRNNGSSTESESEDEVESKNQGYYSNMGSIASLGKYDVKRERRVMPKPYNDETDFSEQVELIKYELNKKKLSQNEDNQGDEQKNILSQTRFDECAISPLTIKALSSAGYIHMTRVQEISLPICLEGVDVMVKAKTGTGKTAAFLLPAIETVLKAMSSNTSHRAPPIFVLILCPTRELASQIAAEAKVLLKYHDGIGVQTLVGGVRFKVDQKRLESDPCQMLVATPGRLLDHIENKSGISLRLMGMQMLVLDEADHLLDLGFRKDIEKIVDCLPRQRQSLLFSATMPKEVRRISQLVLKREHKYVDTVGMGCVETPVQVKQTYLIAPHESHFQIVHHILKEHISQTPDYKVIVFCITGMVTSLTYHLLREMKLNVKEIHSRKPQLYRTRVSDEFKESKEMILVSSDVSSRGMNYPDVTLVIQVGIPSDREQYIHRLGRTGREGKDGEGILLIAPWEEYFLNEIKDLPLEKFPSPDIDPKEQLKIEQSMAKIDNDIKEAAYHAWLGYYNSIREIGREKTTVAELANRFSESIGLPRPPSLFRKTALKMGLKDIPGIRIRR, translated from the exons ATGTGGGGATGGATGATCATGGAAGGTCGAAAAGCATCTTACGAATTGACAGCATTTAACCTAAGACTCATCCGTAACATGGGAGGCGGTCCTCGTACATTCCCCGGCGGCGTAAGCAAATGGAAATGGAAACGAATGCACGAAAAACGCGCCGAAGAGAAACAACGAAAGCTTCTCGAACAAGAGAAACAACTCTACCAAGCACGCATTCGTTCACACATTCGTTCCACTCTCTCACCACCTTCTTCATCCTCTTCTTCCACTCATAACCCTATTTCCCCTCAAGAACACATCAAAGCCCTCGCCGATCGTTTCATGAAAGAAGGTGCTCAAGATCTTTGGAATGACCTCGACGGTCCAGTAGCCCAAACCCAAACCCAAACCCAAACACAAGCCCAAATCTCACCGCAACATGATTTGCCCAAACTCGTACGCCAACCTTCCAATCGAAATTTGACTAATTATTCGCAAATTAGGGATTACCGCTCTTTTCCTGAGGTTAGGGATTTGACTAATTATTCGCAAATTAGGGCTTACTGTTCTGTTTCTAAGGTTAGGGGTTTGACTAATCGGAACCATGTTAGCAAAGAAAAGCCAGAAAAGCGTAGAATTTGGAGGAACAATGGTTCTTCAACTGAGAGTGAGAGTGAGGATGAAGTGGAATCTAAGAATCAGGGTTACTATTCCAATATGGGTAGTATTGCTTCTTTGGGTAAATATGATGTGAAGAGGGAGAGGAGAGTGATGCCTAAGCCTTATAACGATGAAACTGATTTTTCGGAGCAGGTTGAGTTGATTAAGTATGAGCTTAATAAGAAGAAGTTGAGTCAGAATGAGGATAATCAAGGAGACGAACAGAAGAACATTCTTAGCCAGACAAG ATTTGACGAGTGCGCTATATCGCCATTGACAATCAAAGCACTTTCTTCAGCTGGTTACATTCATATGACCCGGGTTCAAGAGATTAGCCTCCCTATTTGCCTTGAGG GTGTGGATGTTATGGTCAAGGCTAAAACTGGCACTGGAAAAACTGCAGCTTTTTTG CTTCCTGCTATTGAAACAGTTTTGAAAGCTATGAGTAGCAATACCTCTCACCGTGCACCACCAATATTTGTTCTTATTCTATGCCCTACCAGAGAACTTGCTAGTCAAATTGCTGCTGAAGCAAAGGTTTTGCTGAAATATCATGATGGCATTGGAGTGCAGACTCTAGTTGGAGGTGTACGATTTAAAGTTGACCAAAAACGCCTTGAATCAGATCCATGCCAG ATGCTTGTTGCTACACCTGGTAGGTTGCTGGATCATATTGAGAATAAGTCTGGAATATCTTTACGATTGATGGGCATGCAGATGCTTGTACTTGACGAAGCTGATCATTTATTGGACCTTGGGTTTCGAAAGGATATAGAAAAAATTGTTGATTGTTTGCCCCGGCAAAGGCAATCCTTGCTGTTTTCTGCAACCATGCCAAAGGAG GTCCGTCGAATATCGCAACTTGTTTTGAAAAGGGAACACAAATATGTTGATACAGTTGGAATGGGTTGCGTGGAAACTCCTGTTCAG GTGAAGCAAACTTATCTTATCGCTCCACATGAATCACACTTTCAAATAGTACATCATATTTTGAAAGAGCATATCTCGCAAACACCTGATTATAAG GTTATTGTTTTCTGTATAACTGGGATGGTGACATCACTCACATATCACCTTCTTCGAGAAATGAAACTGAATGTTAAGGAGATACATTCTCGAAAACCTCAGCTGTATCGGACTCGTGTATCAGATGAGTTTAAGGAATCCAAAGAAATGATTCTTGTCTCTTCTGATGTTTCATCACGTGGAATGAATTATCCTGATGTTACTTTAGTCATACAG GTGGGAATTCCTTCAGACCGTGAACAATATATACATCGTCTTGGAAGAACAGGACGAGAAGGTAAAGATGGGGAAGGCATATTGTTGATTGCACCATGGGAAgagtattttttaaatgagatCAAAGATCTCCCTCTAGAGAAATTCCCCTCACCAGATATAGATCCAAAGGAACAACTTAAG ATTGAGCAATCCATGGCAAAGATTGATAATGACATCAAAGAAGCAGCTTATCATGCCTGGCTTGGTTATTATAACTCCATCAGGGAAATTGGGAGGGAAAAGACCACAGTAGCTGAGCTGGCAAACCGGTTTTCTGAATCAATTGGTTTACCAAGGCCGCCTTCTCTCTTTCGAAAAACTGCACTAAAAATGGGTTTGAAAGACATTCCTGGCATTAGAATTCGTAGATAG
- the LOC101511684 gene encoding stress-response A/B barrel domain-containing protein UP3: protein MQLSENYRVMGFAMQCSSYGYSFCVPHRFAPISLQAFHQWNGFKSQRNNQITALCAADDRNSNLASHRKRKIVEHICLLKAKDDLSEHDENDMLDYLYTTQYQMGGIVAISLGRVSSPNPDRITHALYMRFQRKENLEKFYENSFYLKVIEDHVMTYCHGLINVDYESEVDDDMLSIFRKGEEFSHGVEFVLLLSFNEGALGNQEEHALVSLATVLLESPSLIVQFTKGFNFNQSSKEYTHGVVIRFRSVEAFEILIHSKEYKDVWISKFQPIVQKSLSLHFLVDPVGTEIM, encoded by the exons ATGCAGCTTAGTGAAAATTATAGAGTAATGGGTTTTGCAATGCAATGCTCAAGCTATGGCTATTCTTTCTGTGTCCCTCATCGATTCGCCCCAATTTCTCTCCAAG CTTTCCACCAGTGGAACGGATTCAAGAGCCAACGAAATAATCAGATTACTGCACTTTGTGCTGCCGACGACCGAAACTCCAACCTCGCTTCTCACAGGAAAAG AAAAATTGTGGAGCACATTTGTCTGCTCAAAGCAAAAGATGATTTATCTGAACACGATGAGAACGACATGCTTGATTATTTATACACAACTCAGTATCAAATGGGTGGTATTGTTGCTATTTCATTAG GGCGAGTTTCTTCTCCGAATCCTGATCGAATTACTCATGCTCTGTATATGCGGTTTCAGAGGAAGGAAAACCTTGAAAAGTTCTATGAGAATTCCTTTTACTTGAAGGTTATCGAGGACCACGTTATGACTTACTGCCAT GGATTAATTAATGTTGATTACGAATCTGAAGTTGATGATGACATGCTTTCTATATTTCGCAAAGGAGAG gAGTTCAGCCATGGAGTGGAGTTTGTTCTTTTGTTATCATTTAATGAAGGTGCCTTAGGTAACCAGGAGGAACATGCACTGGTCTCTCTGGCAACAGTGCTGTTGGAATCTCCTTCCTTGATAGTACAATTTACAAAAG GTTTTAATTTCAATCAAAGTTCTAAGGAGTATACTCATGGAGTAGTGATACGATTTCGATCAG TTGAGGCATTTGAGATACTTATACACAGCAAAGAGTACAAGGAT GTATGGATATCTAAGTTCCAGCCAATTGTCCAGAAATCACTGTCTCTTCATTTCTTGGTTGATCCAGTGGGAACTGAGATTATGTAG
- the LOC101511357 gene encoding uncharacterized protein: MGKPKVKKSEETNRQFDSDTKCSSKQQTAEKGNEWPDWLPDGWDMEVRTRKSGPLMGSGYKCYIDSLNGNKFYSKPEVLRYLETTKGNNCTSKKKKFTRTHFPSKEGEKHINKHSPSKEEEKRTNKHSPSKEDEKCTNKHSTSKEEAKCNDKHSPNKEEEKCTNSSQHSPNKDGEKCINMHSPSNAVGEKSTVEDLPLGWIKEVKIRKNGNGIKKDWFYTDPVSGYVFRSKMDVLRYLESGDIGKCAIKPSRSQYQDEDILTPSPAAKRQKPKQSTPLQKIVAKELVDRSSLELPDVNNSRKGRHVNVPSEIMVARNTSGGSVVKMHSLEDGAANSPEMKKTSEAVLKYESLKVNHSNNSISKNNFNVGHRFSRRLAGIEPVKLADNVINDQTLLFPKRNLRKNRTTLGTDMENKSSQHFNGVTKIEQPEAMNTGQTISEVVFKEQPHQLEKDKTEGNKPEIHTNSNKSSKKKELLIPCRASKRLAGSERGLMNSIFCEKASKYKSQRSKEVPAELQQSEGGLVTECTDHAPINGESGNKRRKSPKVLPVADNQLEKLEADDEKSEPPLSFAFHYSWSDPCLEFAINTLTGVLPPIENSVDNRSSTVLETDIQKPPFDNSTGSRGSQNNSVDNGPTTIHETDIQKTLFDKVTVKKDSQNNSTGNVTRSRDKNPLVQSNKSKRKKEAKVPMRLSKRLAGLEPEASPSDKALEYSSRKSCKEEPSASATVLLTNGASHHLYAGEETKLTHNESDSLKPEVVGESSRKRSKSYDAQTVPKEQHLEKVEAKSIGDDRSKHPLPFGESWSDPCLEFAFKTLTGALPVDSAAQIFKVTTPDVNDPPNSELHGRAKTSINGKARDNSNQSQNKKGCNMNGQPSELLLGQLELRTSSISGKNVPKFNTGESHSHESNIIRNLFEEPLYVDDPRNNELHGRVTTSINGKSHDNSNQSQNKKEHNMNGQPSELLLGQPELRTSSISSNNVPKLTTEDSHSHESNIIRSLFGEYVDDPPNNELHGRATTIINGEAHDNSNPSQIKKERNMDGQPSELLLGQPELRTTSISGEDVPKFTTGESHNHESNIIRSLFGEPLYVEAGNPTQLLHHPRTNGNSQIHEEPIKNNGQVAEGEFRTTEPPSPLQTETLNHDNAELQFCESFMNSWSDPCLEFAFKTLTGVIPVEENLAIQGSIEEPANFHEGRDGGLALPDFGSSSFSQSDFSFHYDTGVNPMPGQQSSMSSSFPSLSLHGCSGVDPQQQYSQCNINFQRR, encoded by the exons ATGGGAAAACCGAAAGTTAAAAAATCTGAAGAAACCAACAGACAGTTCGACAGTGACACGAAATGCAGTTCTAAACAGCAA ACTGCAGAGAAAGGCAATGAATGGCCTGATTGGTTGCCTGATGGCTGGGATATGGAAGTCAGAACCCGAAAAAGTGGTCCGCTTATGGGATCTGGATATAAG TGTTACATTGATTCACTGAATGGAAACAAGTTCTACTCGAAACCTGAGGTATTACGATATCTTGAAACTACAAAGGGCAACAACTGCACTTCCAAGAAGAAGAAATTCACTAGAACACATTTTCCAAGCAAGGAGGGGGAGAAACACATTAACAAGCATTCTCCAAGCAAAGAGGAGGAGAAACGCACTAACAAGCATTCTCCAAGCAAGGAGGATGAGAAATGCACTAACAAGCATTCTACAAGCAAGGAGGAAGCTAAATGCAATGACAAGCATTCTCCAAATAAGGAGGAGGAGAAATGCACCAACAGTAGCCAGCATTCTCCAAACAAGGATGGAGAGAAATGCATTAACATGCACTCTCCAAGCAAT GCTGTGGGTGAGAAGTCCACTGTGGAGGATCTACCGCTTGGATGGATTAAAGAAGTAAAAATTCGGAAGAATGGAAATGGCATTAAGAAAGATTGG TTTTATACTGATCCAGTGAGTGGATATGTATTCCGTTCCAAGATGGATGTACTGCGTTATCTCGAATCTGGAGATATAGGCAAATGCGCCATTAAACCAAGTAGAAGTCAATATCAAGATGAAGACATCTTAACT CCCTCACCTGCTGCCAAGAGACAGAAACCGAAGCAGTCTACACCGTTGCAAAAGATTGTTG CCAAAGAACTAGTTGATAGAAGCAGCTTAGAATTGCCAGATGTTAACAACTCAAGGAAAGGGCGACATGTTAATGTGCCATCTGAAATTATGGTTGCTCGTAACACCTCAGGTGGATCTGTTGTAAAGATGCATTCGTTAGAGGATGGAGCTGCAAATTCTCCTGAAATGAAGAAAACATCTGAAGCAGTTTTGAAGTACGAATCCTTGAAGGTGAATCACAGTAACAATAGCATATCGAAAAACAATTTCAATGTGGGTCATCGGTTTTCACGGAGACTGGCTGGGATTGAACCTGTCAAGTTGGCTGACAATGTGATCAATGATCAGACTCTTCTATTTCCAAAAAGAAACTTGAGAAAAAATAGAACCACTCTAGGCACTGATATGGAAAATAAATCATCTCAGCATTTCAATGGTGTCACGAAAATTGAGCAGCCAGAGGCAATGAACACAGGCCAAACTATTTCTGAAGTAGTTTTCAAAGAACAACCACATCAACTAGAAAAAGATAAAACAGAAGGCAATAAGCCAGAAATTCATACCAACTCAAACAAATCCAGTAAGAAGAAAGAGCTCCTCATTCCTTGTCGGGCTTCAAAACGACTGGCTGGATCTGAACGTGGGCTGATGAACTCCATATTCTGTGAAAAAGCTTCCAAATATAAAAGCCAAAGGTCTAAAGAAGTCCCAGCTGAATTGCAGCAAAGTGAGGGTGGCCTGGTTACCGAGTGTACAGATCATGCACCAATAAATGGAGAGTCAggaaataaaagaagaaaatctCCTAAAGTCCTTCCTGTTGCAGACAATCAACTGGAAAAACTTGAAGCAGATGACGAGAAATCAGAACCTCCGCTGTCCTTTGCATTCCACTACTCTTGGTCTGACCCATGCTTGGAATTTGCAATCAATACCCTCACAGGTGTGTTACCCCCAATTGAGAATTCTGTTGATAACAGATCCTCTACTGTCCTTGAAACTGATATTCAAAAACCTCCATTTGACAATTCCACTGGAAGCAGAGGCAGTCAAAACAATTCAGTTGATAATGGACCCACTACCATCCATGAAACTGATATCCAAAAAACATTGTTTGACAAGGTTACAGTTAAAAAGGACAGTCAAAACAATTCAACTGGCAATGTTACAAGAAGCAGGGACAAAAACCCACTCGTGCAGTCAAATAAATCCAAGAGAAAGAAAGAGGCCAAAGTCCCTATGCGGTTGTCAAAGCGACTTGCTGGCCTTGAACCAGAGGCAAGTCCATCTGATAAAGCTCTTGAGTATTCCAGTAGAAAATCATGCAAAGAAGAACCCAGTGCAAGTGCAACTGTACTTTTAACTAATGGAGCGTCTCACCATCTTTATGCTGGGGAAGAAACCAAGCTTACTCATAATGAGTCTGACAGTTTGAAACCAGAAGTGGTAGGAGAATCGTCAAGAAAGAGAAGTAAGTCATATGATGCCCAAACTGTTCCCAAGGAACAACATTTGGAGAAAGTTGAAGCTAAAAGTATTGGTGATGATAGATCAAAGCACCCCTTACCATTTGGGGAATCTTGGTCAGACCCCTGCCTAGAATTTGCATTCAAGACTCTCACTGGTGCTTTGCCAGTTGATTCTGCTGCACAGATTTTTAAAGTAACAACTCCTGATGTGAATGACCCGCCAAACAGTGAATTGCATGGGAGAGCGAAAACCAGCATTAATGGAAAAGCTCGTGACAACTCAAACCAATCCCAGAACAAGAAAGGGTGTAATATGAATGGCCAGCCTTCAGAGCTACTGCTTGGGCAACTTGAGTTGAGGACTAGCTCCATATCTGGCAAAAATGTGCCTAAATTTAATACTGGAGAATCTCATAGTCATGAAAGCAACATAATAAGGAATTTGTTTGAAGAACCTCTGTATGTTGATGACCCGCGAAATAATGAATTGCATGGGCGAGTGACAACCAGCATTAATGGGAAATCTCACGACAACTCAAACCAATCCCAGAACAAGAAAGAGCATAATATGAATGGCCAGCCTTCAGAGCTACTGCTTGGGCAACCTGAGTTAAGGACTAGCTCCATATCTAGCAACAATGTGCCTAAACTTACTACTGAAGATTCTCATAGTCATGAAAGCAACATAATAAGGAGTTTGTTTGGAGAATATGTTGATGACCCGCCAAATAATGAATTGCATGGGAGAGCGACAACCATTATTAATGGAGAAGCTCACGACAACTCAAACCCATCCCAGATCAAGAAAGAGCGTAATATGGATGGCCAGCCTTCAGAGCTACTGCTTGGGCAACCTGAGTTGAGGACTACCTCCATATCTGGCGAAGATGTGCCTAAATTTACTACTGGAGAATCTCATAATCATGAAAGCAACATAATAAGGAGTTTGTTTGGAGAACCTCTATATGTTGAAGCTGGAAACCCAACCCAACTTTTACACCATCCTAGAACTAATGGAAACTCACAAATACATGAAGagccaattaaaaataatgggCAGGTTGCTGAGGGTGAATTTAGAACAACAGAGCCACCATCTCCTCTTCAAACTGAAACATTAAACCACGACAATGCTGAATTACAGTTCTGTGAGTCATTTATGAATTCTTGGTCAGACCCATGCCTAGAATTTGCATTTAAGACTCTTACAGGCGTGATTCCAGTAGAGGAAAATTTAGCAATTCAAGGGAGTATCGAGGAACCTGCTAACTTTCATGAAGGAAGGGATGGTGGGTTGGCATTGCCAGATTTTGGATCTTCCAGTTTTTCTCAAAGTGATTTCTCATTTCACTATGATACAGGAGTGAACCCCATGCCAGGGCAGCAGTCATCAATGAGCTCTTCATTCCCATCTCTAAGCCTGCATGGCTGTTCCGGAGTTGATCCCCAACAACAGTATTCTCAGTGCAATATTAATTTTCAAAGAAGGTAA